The genomic DNA ATAGCTCGATTTCAGATTTTAATTTTTCTATTTCATTATAACAATTATCCATCATCGTTCTACTCCTCATAAAACATTCAACCTTTTAAAATATATACATAAATTTTAAGACTATCAACTTTTTCAAAATAACAGATCAATTGACGAACAAGCAAATTGTTTCTATACTGAAAAAGCTAACAAATAGGAGAACAGATGTTGTTATTGAAAAAATAGTTAAGAAATACGATGATAAGCTTGTAAAGAAAGGGTGTGCTATATGAATATTACAGGACATAAAGTCAACAAGCTGGAAGATCCGTTTGGAATTTTATCGGGAGAGCGTTATGAGTTTTTCTTAGACATTGAAGTGCCTAAGGATGATGAGTTATATACAGAAAACGGATTAAAACTTAAAGTATTGTATATTATTGAAGAAGGAAATTCACGAATTTCCCACTATCATATCATCGAAAATACAACGGAGAAAATTCTTGATTTTGAACTGGAAGAAGATGAAGTGAAAATGGTAGAGGCCTATTGCAAAGAACATGTGAATGAAGCTGATTAATTATGAGGCTGACCCATAAGTGCCTTGACTCCCTTATGCATTTTACAGAAATAACATTGACGGTTTCAATGTGTAATCCTAAGGCGCCTGGGTCAATCTCTCATTTATGCAAAAATTTTAAGGTTCATTTTTTCAAATTATATTTTTCTTTGAGCGATTCTGGTGCCATTTTTACAATTTGTTGCAAAATAAATGTCAATACTGTGATGTCATCAATGACCCCGACAAAAGAAAAAAAGTCAGGGATAAGATCGAACGGAAAGATAAAATAGCCCACTACCAATATGACGGAAATCATCTTTTTTGATTTTGCTACTTCTTTAGATAAAAAAAAGTCTTTTAAAAATGGAATTGACCGGCGCACATTTAAAACAAACTTTAGTCTCTTCCAAAATTTCAATGTAAAAACCCTCCCTTGTACCGGTCCCGGCAAGACATAATACCTCTATCTTCCCCTATTTTTTATATATAAAACGCTGCAGAGTTTTGAAGTGATTTTGCACATAAAGAGAGACTGACTCTTTGAATATGAGTCAGCCTCGGCAATTTATCTTTTCAGCAATTACACAAAATTTTTGCTGTAATTATGAACAACCTCAAGCATCTTTGTCGCCTCTCTCATTTCACTTTTGCAAAGGGGGCATAAAGGTTCTTCGCTGCTTTTAAAATTGTCCCTCATCCAACCGTTGCATTGCTCGGATGTGCATTCCCAAATTTTTGTTTCTTCTATGACAATCTCTTCTTCATTTCTTTTTCCGAACGCCATAAGACGACCTCCTTTTGTTGGACTAAAACACATCCATTATATGCTCCGGTTTCAAACATTAGAGCCATTTCTTAGAAAATGTTTTTTTCCGTCCAAAGTAAAAAAGCTGTATAAATTTAGTATACAGCAATTTTACTTTTTTGACCAAAAAAAGAGCCCCATTTTTAGGGACTCTTTGTTTCTTTCCTTTATGATTTCTGAACATTTACGGCTTGTGGACCGCGTTGTCCTTGTTCAATCTCAAAGGTAACATTCTGGCCTTCTTCCAAAGTTTTGAATCCTTCACCTAGAATAGCTGAGTAGTGTACAAATACATCATCTCCGCCATCAACTTCAATAAATCCAAATCCTTTTTCAGAATTAAACCATTTTACTCTGCCAGTTGCCATTCGATTGTATTCCTCCTGATTTCAATAATAACGATAAATAGTATTGCCAAAGAATCATTTCTTATACGTCTTAATTACTATTTTTTTTTTAAAAATTTACCTTGATGGGGATGATCTTTTTTTCACTTTTATCGCGATTGCGGCAAGCAGCTTGATACATGTATTTCAACTGTCAATAGGCGGCATATCAAAAGGTACCGTTGCCAATTTTATTTCTGTTTCTAATTCTTCCATTCTATCCAATTTTGTTTGTTCATCCCATTCAAAATAGTCTTCCATATAATTTACAGCTTTATCTTTCCATTTCTGAACACCGGCAATATTAAACAAGAGCATTCCTGTTCTTCTATGAAAAAAGTCCACAGGAGACGCTGCCATTTCATGTTCTAATGCATAATGCAATTGTGCGAATAATGGAAGGGGCAATTCATATTGATTGGCGCATTCTTTATGTTTTCCAACGATGTCAAATAATATTGGTGCGTTAGAGCCGTACATCGAAATCAAAAATTTTGCTTCTTCATTTGTGAGCCCATTTTTGGTGCCGTTGTTTATTTGTTCAACAACATACTTGTCAAAAAAGCTTGATCCGCCGATATCACCTCCGGAAATTGGCAAGTTTTTCGTTTGGCATTCCTTGTATGAAATTCCGGTATCTTTTTGACGTTTTTCAGAAACCAAGTCTACAACAATTTCCGCCATTTTCCGGAAACCAGTCAGTTTCCCTCCGGCAATCGTAATTAATCCAGATTCAGATTCCCAAATTTCATCTTTACGGGAAATTTCAGATGGATCTTTTCCTTCCTCATGGATTAAAGGCCGCACCCCTGCCCAGCTCGTTTCGATGTCTTCTGCCGAGATGTTTGTTTCCGGAAACATGTAATGAATCGCGTTAATGAGGTATCCCCTGTCAGCAGCCGTAATTTTCGGAGAAGCAAGATCAGAATTGTAAAATGTGTCTGTCGTGCCTACGTATGCCTTGCCGGCACGTGGAATTGCAAATACCATCCTTCCATCTGGCGCATCAAAATATACTGCCTGTTTTAAAGGAAATTTGGATTGATCGATAACGATATGGACTCCTTTTGTATGTTTTAACGTTTTTCCTGTTTTTGAACCGTCTTTTTCACGTATTTCGTCAACCCATGGACCTGCTGCATTAACTACTTTTGCGGCGTGGATTTCATAGCGTTCACCGGTCAATCGATCAATGATCACGGCCCCTCTAACTTTGCCATTTTTGTAAAGGAACTTATCCGCATTAGAATAGTTCAAAGCAGCCGCTCCTTTTTCAACTGCCTTTTTTAACACTTCGATCGTTAATCTCGAATCATCGGTCCGATATTCGACATAATACCCGCTTCCCTTTAACCCTTCTTTCTTAATAAGAGGCTCTTTCGCTAACGTTTCATTAACGTTGAGCATTTTCCTTCGTTCACTTTTCTTTACCCCTGCTAAAAAGTCATAGAGTCTGAGGCCGATTGAAGTACTAAATTTGCCAAACGTTCCTCCTTTATGAAGGGGAAGAAGCATCCATTCCGGGGCAGTCACATGTGGTCCGTTTTCATATACGATTGCCCGTTCTTTTCCAACTTCCGCGACCAATTTTATTTCAAATTGTTTCAAGTAGCGAAGGCCGCCATGGATAAGTTTTGTTGACCTGCTCGATGTACCGGCGCCAAAATCCTGCATTTCCACTAATGCTGTATTCATTCCCCTCGTTGCCGCATCAAGAGCAATTCCTGCTCCAGTGATTCCCCCGCCGATCACAAGCAAATCATATTCTCTATTCTTTAGAGATTCGACTATTTTTTTACGGTTTGTATTTGAAAATTTCATACAGCTACCTCCTTGCAGCGCTGAAGCCAAAAAAAGAAAGAGAGACCACAAAATCATTACCGGTCTACGATAATGATATGTAGTCTCTCCGTTTCTCCTGCCCAAATATTTACTACAACTCAAGATGATTGAAAAAAATCAAGCGAAATCCATATTACGCTTCTTTCTTTGTTTTTGTGGCAGCACGTTTTTTCCTTGTTGCAGTCTTTTTCGGTTTTGTCCTGTCAATAGAAGCCTGCAAAGCAGCCATGAGATCTGTGACATTGGAAACAGGTTCTTTTTCTGCTGGTGTCACCACTTCTTTGCCGGTACGTTTCGCTTCAATCAATTCAAGTAATGCGGTCCGGTAATCATCCGTATATTTTTCGGGTTCAAAATTCGTTGTCAGTTGATCAATTAATAAAATAGCTGTATCAATTTCTTTCTTCGTTACTTTATTTTCTGCTGGCACATTTGGAACGTCGGCGGCAGATCTTACTTCATCCGGATAATGGATTGTTTCCATGACAAGCGTATTTTCATAAACCCGGATAACGGCAAGCTGCTCCTTTGAACGGATAATGATTTTGGCAAGTCCGACTTTTTCCGATTCTTCAAGCGCCTTGCGCAGTAAAGAATACGCTTTTCCCCCGCCATCTCCCGGCGACATATAATAGCTTCTGTCATAAAAAATCGGATCAATTTGCTCCATTTTCACAAAATCAATGATTTCAACCGCTTTGTCTTCATTTTCCCTTTTCAAATTCTCTAGGTCTGCTTCATCGAGAACAACAAACTTTCCTTTTGTATATTCGTAAGCCTTCACGATGTCTTCATTTTTTATTTCCACATCACAAGCCGGACAAACCTTTTCATATTTAATCGGTGATTTGCAATCTTTATGAAGGTTGCGCAGTTTTACATCTTTGTCTTCAGTCGCTGCATGAAGCTTAATTGGGATATTAACAAGCCCGAAGCTTATGCTGCCTTTCCAAATTGTGTGCATATCCATTTCTCCATTCAGTCATTAATCTATTCTTAATTTGCATGAACAGATAAAGACTATGCATTTAAACATTTGGAAAAATAGCAGTTTTCAAAGTCGTTTACTCTCGTTCGGCAGGTGTTTACTCCCATTCAAGTTGAATTTACTCCCGTTCGGCTGGCGTTTACTCCCGTTCATGGTGTATTTACTCCTGTGCCAGGATTTATACATGTTGGAGTTCCGTACACCTATTTCACATTCCACAATAAAGACAAAAAGACTTCATTCTTTTATGAAGTCCCTTCTGTTCACCTAACAGCTATAAGATAAACGAGCACGCAACGATCTACCTTGCACCAATATTGGGACTCAACCGTTACGTACCCACTACCTATATCATGAGCATATTCATTTCACTTTATGTATGTAAAAAAACTTAATAATGAATAAACGAAAAAAGGGATACCTATTTTTGACAAAACCAGATGGTCCACCACATCACGCATGAGCACTGTTCGGGTAATCCCTTTTGTCTTGAATTCCTTCACATATCAATTTAAGATAATTGCTAAAAAAATTTCTTTTTCCAGAAGATTAGAGCTGTAACGCTAGATAAAATTGCAGAAAATAAAATTGTTAACCAAAAGGAATGTGGATAGTTCTGAAACGGTAGTGGAACGTTCATGCCATAGAAACTAGATACCATTGTTGGAAGAGATAAAACAATAGTAATAGAAGTAAGAAATTTCATAACAATATTTAAGTTGTTAGAAATAATTGAGGCGAAAGCGTCCATCATATCACTCAAGATAGTGCTGTGTGTATCTGCCATTTCAATAGCTTGTGTATTTTCAATGATAACATCATCTAATAATTCCTTGTCTTCTTCATACATCTTCAGGTAATTTAAT from Bacillus methanolicus MGA3 includes the following:
- a CDS encoding DUF6509 family protein yields the protein MNITGHKVNKLEDPFGILSGERYEFFLDIEVPKDDELYTENGLKLKVLYIIEEGNSRISHYHIIENTTEKILDFELEEDEVKMVEAYCKEHVNEAD
- a CDS encoding YkvA family protein; the encoded protein is MKFWKRLKFVLNVRRSIPFLKDFFLSKEVAKSKKMISVILVVGYFIFPFDLIPDFFSFVGVIDDITVLTFILQQIVKMAPESLKEKYNLKK
- a CDS encoding cold-shock protein, whose translation is MAFGKRNEEEIVIEETKIWECTSEQCNGWMRDNFKSSEEPLCPLCKSEMREATKMLEVVHNYSKNFV
- a CDS encoding cold-shock protein; translated protein: MATGRVKWFNSEKGFGFIEVDGGDDVFVHYSAILGEGFKTLEEGQNVTFEIEQGQRGPQAVNVQKS
- a CDS encoding glycerol-3-phosphate dehydrogenase/oxidase, translated to MKFSNTNRKKIVESLKNREYDLLVIGGGITGAGIALDAATRGMNTALVEMQDFGAGTSSRSTKLIHGGLRYLKQFEIKLVAEVGKERAIVYENGPHVTAPEWMLLPLHKGGTFGKFSTSIGLRLYDFLAGVKKSERRKMLNVNETLAKEPLIKKEGLKGSGYYVEYRTDDSRLTIEVLKKAVEKGAAALNYSNADKFLYKNGKVRGAVIIDRLTGERYEIHAAKVVNAAGPWVDEIREKDGSKTGKTLKHTKGVHIVIDQSKFPLKQAVYFDAPDGRMVFAIPRAGKAYVGTTDTFYNSDLASPKITAADRGYLINAIHYMFPETNISAEDIETSWAGVRPLIHEEGKDPSEISRKDEIWESESGLITIAGGKLTGFRKMAEIVVDLVSEKRQKDTGISYKECQTKNLPISGGDIGGSSFFDKYVVEQINNGTKNGLTNEEAKFLISMYGSNAPILFDIVGKHKECANQYELPLPLFAQLHYALEHEMAASPVDFFHRRTGMLLFNIAGVQKWKDKAVNYMEDYFEWDEQTKLDRMEELETEIKLATVPFDMPPIDS
- a CDS encoding Ku protein gives rise to the protein MHTIWKGSISFGLVNIPIKLHAATEDKDVKLRNLHKDCKSPIKYEKVCPACDVEIKNEDIVKAYEYTKGKFVVLDEADLENLKRENEDKAVEIIDFVKMEQIDPIFYDRSYYMSPGDGGGKAYSLLRKALEESEKVGLAKIIIRSKEQLAVIRVYENTLVMETIHYPDEVRSAADVPNVPAENKVTKKEIDTAILLIDQLTTNFEPEKYTDDYRTALLELIEAKRTGKEVVTPAEKEPVSNVTDLMAALQASIDRTKPKKTATRKKRAATKTKKEA